DNA sequence from the Vicinamibacteria bacterium genome:
GTACCCTCCGGCGGCATCGGTGGCGACATGTCTTTCTACTACAACGAGCCCAAGGCGGGTAACGTCTTCGTGTTCGCGCTCGACGGCGGTGGGCCGGCGAGAGTGCCGCCGGGGACGAATCTGACCACGATCGAGGGGAGCTTGCCCCGGGTCGGAGAACCGGGCCATACGCTCGGCGGCCGGGTTCTACCCGGTTACGGTTTCGAGCCGACCGAAGGCGGCGAGCCGTTGCCCGGAGCGTCGCCGCCTCTGCCAACGGAGGGAGGCACGCCGACACAGGCGAGCCCCTTTTCAGGGGACGAAGAGGCCATTGCCCGGGGCGAGCGCACCTATCGGGCGCGATGCGTCGGCTGCCACGAGACGGGCGCGGCCCGGGGAGCACCTCTGTTCAGGACGACACTCAGCCCCTCACGGTTCCTCGAGGCCGTGGCCGAGGGGCGCGAGGGAACTCTCATGCCGTCGTTTGGGTCGCTGCTCACGAGCGAACAGATCCTGGAGCTCCATGCGTTTGTCGTCTCGCGTGACCGCCTGGAGTGACGCCAAGGCATTCTGTCAGCGGCTTCCCTCGGGGGTGGGTCGACCAGGCTGCGTGATCTGGAAGTTCTCTCGCGCCTTCGCCTCGGCGACGATTCGCCTCACATCGGCGAGTAGCTTCTTCGCGTCGAAGATGATGCCGTCCTTGATCGTGTATTTGACGCCTCCAACGCGGACGACGTCATTGTTCTCGTCGAGCTTCACCGCGCCCGTGCCGTAGAGGACCTTGATGTTCTCCAGCGGGTTCTCCTCCACGACGACCATGTCGGCGAACTTGCCGACTTCGATCGTGCCGATGTCTTCGGACAATCCGAGAGTCTCCGCTCCTTTGAGCGTGGCGGCACGAAAGACCTCGAGCGGATGAAAGCCTGCTTCCCGCAGCAATTCCATCTCGCGAATGTGGCCGAAGCCGTACAAATTATAGGAATAGCCCGAATCCGACCCGATCGCGACGCGGCCGCCCCGATTCTTGTATTCGTTAACGAACGTCATCCAGAGCTGGTAGTTCTGCTTCCAATCCACTTCGATTTCGGTCGTCCAGTAGTACCAGTACGAGGCGTGCTTCTCGCGATTGGGTGCATAGAAGCGCCAGAGCGACGGTAGGGTGTATTCCTCGTGCCATTCCGCACGCGCCATGCGCATGAAATCACGGGTCGTCTCGTAGGCTACGAAGGTAGGGGAGAGCGTGAAATCGAGCTCGATGAGCTCGTTCATCACGGTGCTCCAGTGATCGCTGTACGGTGCCGCAGCCTGGCGCCAGAGCCGGCCCGCTTCCACGAAGCGGTGCTGCTCGTTGTTGTAGTTGTAGTCGAGTGGATAATGCTGGATCGTCTTGTCTTCGAACAGCGCCTCCGGAAGCCCGTACCAATGCTGCATGGAGGTGAGGCCGAGACGCGCGGAGTCGAGGGCATCGAGCCAGGCCACGTTCAACTGTGCGTGGTGGCACGTCGTGCGAAGACCGTGCTTGTTTGCCTCGTCGATGGCCGCGCCCATGATGTCGGGTCGAGCCCCAAAGAACTTGATCCCATCGGCGCCCTTGGCGGCGATCGTCCCGACCCACACTCTCGCGATTTCCGTGGTTGCCATCGGGCCGTCATGGCCCTGACCAAATGCGGGGTAGGCCTCGATGCGCGGTGCGGTGATCGTGTTCGCGAGGCTCTTCTCCTTGTGCGCCAGCACCCAGTCCAACCCATTGCCAGTGCTGGGGTCGCAGATCGTAGTGATTCCGTGTCCCATCCAAAGCTTCAGAACATACTCTGCTGGCGTGCCCTGCTCTACGCCTCCGATATGCCCGTGGAGATCGACGAAGCCGGGGAGCAGGTAGTGTCCTTCTAGGTCCAGCTCCTTGTCCCCGGGCTCAGCCTTCGGCCGTAGCGCCGGGTCGATCGCCACTCCGGGAAAACCGACGCTCTCGATCCGCGCGATACGATTCTTCTCGACGACGATGTCGACGGGACCCACGGGGGGCGCCCCGGTGCCATCGATCAAGGTCACACCCCGAAGAATCAGCCGGTTGAAGGGTCCGTCTCCCTCTGCCCGAGTCGGTGCGTCGGAAATGTGCTCGATCTCCGGCTGACCCGAAGCGATCACGACAAGACAGAGCCAAGCAAACATGGAAGCCACGCTCACACGTGCACGCAGCATGAGGTCTCCTTTCTCGTGTGGGAGCTAAGCTACCGCCTGTGTCGGCACAGGTCAAAATCGACTCTTCGCTTCTCTCGCTACAGGTACCCCATTTGGCCGACTCACCGCCCAATTCTTAACAGGTTTAGAGCCATGCTAGACTTCGTCGCCGAAGGCGGACGAGAGGAAACCGCATGACACGCGTGATCGATCTCGAGTGCTATGCACCGGCGGAGCTGAGAGATCCGGACTATCACGCGGTCGAGCGCGGTCGGCCTGGTACGCCCTTTCCGGACGCTTTGGATCCACCCGCGGGATACGGCTTCGCGAACTACGAGCACGTCTTCCCAGGGTCTTCGACCGAGCGTTCTCCGGGCACCGACGGCGGTATGAAGAAGCTGGTGGCCGACATGGATCGCGCCGGTATCGAAGCAGCGCTTCTCGTCGGTACGCGCAACTCGGCGATTGCGCAGATTCACCGGGATTATCCGAACCGCTTTCTGACCCTGGTCGTGCTCAACCCCCTCGACGGCATGCGTGCGGTGCGTGAGCTCGAGAGATTGGTCAAAGAAGATGGCGCCCTGGGAATCCGCGTCAATCCCCTCTACACCTGCGTGCCCGCGAACGACCGGAGGTACTATCCGCTCTATGCGAAATGTGTCGAGCTCGACCTCCCGGTCCGAATCTACACATCCATGAACTACGCCAACGATCGTGCCTACGATCTCGGGCATCCCCGGTATCTCGACGATGTGGCAGTCGATTTTCCCGAGCTCCGTATCGTCGCCGGACTTTCCGGGTGGCCCTGGGTCGCCGACATGGTCGGTCTGCTGCGCCGGCATCCCAACCTCTATTGCGATACCGCCGCCCATCGGCCGCGTCACTTCGCGACCAAGGGGTCCGGATGGGAGCAATTCCTGCAATTCGGAAACACGCTCTTGCAAGACAAGATCATGGTCGGCCTCTCCCGGGCGCTGATGGGGCGAAGCTTCGAAGAGCTCATCGCGGAGTACCAGAGCCTGCCGTTGAAGGAATCCGTCGTCGAAAAATGGCTCTATCACAACGCGGCACGGTTCTTTCGGCTCGGCTAGCGCCGATGTTCAGGGACGTCACCGCCCTGGTGCGCCCGCGCTCGGTTGCCGTGGTTGGAGCTTCCTCGCGACGGGTCTCTCAAGGCAACCTCGTCA
Encoded proteins:
- a CDS encoding amidohydrolase family protein, with amino-acid sequence MTRVIDLECYAPAELRDPDYHAVERGRPGTPFPDALDPPAGYGFANYEHVFPGSSTERSPGTDGGMKKLVADMDRAGIEAALLVGTRNSAIAQIHRDYPNRFLTLVVLNPLDGMRAVRELERLVKEDGALGIRVNPLYTCVPANDRRYYPLYAKCVELDLPVRIYTSMNYANDRAYDLGHPRYLDDVAVDFPELRIVAGLSGWPWVADMVGLLRRHPNLYCDTAAHRPRHFATKGSGWEQFLQFGNTLLQDKIMVGLSRALMGRSFEELIAEYQSLPLKESVVEKWLYHNAARFFRLG
- a CDS encoding cytochrome c, with the translated sequence VPSGGIGGDMSFYYNEPKAGNVFVFALDGGGPARVPPGTNLTTIEGSLPRVGEPGHTLGGRVLPGYGFEPTEGGEPLPGASPPLPTEGGTPTQASPFSGDEEAIARGERTYRARCVGCHETGAARGAPLFRTTLSPSRFLEAVAEGREGTLMPSFGSLLTSEQILELHAFVVSRDRLE
- a CDS encoding amidohydrolase family protein — protein: MLRARVSVASMFAWLCLVVIASGQPEIEHISDAPTRAEGDGPFNRLILRGVTLIDGTGAPPVGPVDIVVEKNRIARIESVGFPGVAIDPALRPKAEPGDKELDLEGHYLLPGFVDLHGHIGGVEQGTPAEYVLKLWMGHGITTICDPSTGNGLDWVLAHKEKSLANTITAPRIEAYPAFGQGHDGPMATTEIARVWVGTIAAKGADGIKFFGARPDIMGAAIDEANKHGLRTTCHHAQLNVAWLDALDSARLGLTSMQHWYGLPEALFEDKTIQHYPLDYNYNNEQHRFVEAGRLWRQAAAPYSDHWSTVMNELIELDFTLSPTFVAYETTRDFMRMARAEWHEEYTLPSLWRFYAPNREKHASYWYYWTTEIEVDWKQNYQLWMTFVNEYKNRGGRVAIGSDSGYSYNLYGFGHIREMELLREAGFHPLEVFRAATLKGAETLGLSEDIGTIEVGKFADMVVVEENPLENIKVLYGTGAVKLDENNDVVRVGGVKYTIKDGIIFDAKKLLADVRRIVAEAKARENFQITQPGRPTPEGSR